The Lysobacter sp. genome includes a window with the following:
- the dxs gene encoding 1-deoxy-D-xylulose-5-phosphate synthase, translating to MVVSTSHSPIDGARYPRLSRIQFPADLRQFGEDELPAIADELRAYLIESVGKSGGHFGAGLGVIELTVALHYLYDTPNDRIVWDVGHQTYPHKILTGRRDSIHTVKQKDGVAPFPKREESEYDTFGVGHSSTSISAALGMAIAAARTGSDRRMVAVIGDGAMTAGMAYEALNHAGGMDSEPSLLVILNDNQMSISENVGGLTKMLGRMTGSRTLNALRESGKKLLGDKRTSSTARFVRRWEEHWKGMFVPSTLFEEMGFHYTGPIDGHDIKSLVAALKTLKTMKGPQLLHVMTTKGKGYDLAEGDQIGYHAVAPFDPEKGLVAKTGAKKPTYTDIFSDWLCDMAAADDTLLGITPAMREGSGLVRFSKEYPDRYFDVAIAEQHAVTLAAGMACEGAKPVVAIYSTFLQRGYDQLVHDIAIQNLDVLFAIDRGGVVGPDGATHAGNLDLSFLRCVPNMVVMTPADENECRQMLSTGHQYAGPAAVRYPRGTGPGVAIQPTLDTLPIGKADVRRTGARIALLAFGAIVPAAEKVGEALGLTVVNMRFVRPLDRALILELAKTHDGFVTLEDNVVAGGAGSGVAELLADANVTMPILHLGLPDAFQHHASREDLLAEAGLDIDGIRSAVLERWPAVNAQPAARAAG from the coding sequence ATGGTCGTCTCAACCTCCCACTCTCCCATCGACGGCGCGCGGTATCCGCGCCTCTCCCGCATCCAGTTTCCGGCCGACCTGCGCCAGTTCGGCGAAGATGAGCTGCCCGCCATCGCCGATGAGCTGCGCGCCTATCTGATCGAATCGGTCGGCAAGAGCGGCGGCCATTTCGGCGCCGGTCTGGGCGTGATCGAACTCACCGTCGCCCTGCACTATCTCTACGACACGCCGAACGACCGCATCGTCTGGGACGTCGGTCATCAGACCTATCCGCACAAGATCCTCACCGGCCGCCGCGACAGCATCCACACGGTCAAGCAGAAGGATGGCGTGGCGCCGTTTCCGAAGCGCGAGGAAAGCGAGTACGACACCTTCGGCGTCGGCCATTCGTCGACATCGATCTCCGCCGCGCTGGGCATGGCCATCGCCGCCGCGCGCACCGGCAGCGACCGGCGCATGGTCGCAGTGATCGGCGATGGTGCAATGACCGCCGGCATGGCCTACGAGGCCTTGAATCATGCGGGCGGCATGGATTCCGAACCCAGTCTGCTGGTGATCCTCAACGACAACCAGATGTCGATCAGCGAGAACGTCGGCGGACTCACCAAGATGCTCGGCCGCATGACCGGCAGCCGCACGCTCAACGCGCTGCGCGAAAGCGGCAAGAAGCTGCTCGGCGACAAGCGCACCAGCAGCACCGCGCGCTTCGTGCGCCGCTGGGAAGAACACTGGAAAGGCATGTTCGTGCCATCCACGCTGTTCGAGGAAATGGGCTTCCATTACACCGGTCCGATCGACGGCCACGACATCAAATCGCTGGTCGCGGCGTTGAAGACACTGAAGACCATGAAGGGTCCGCAGTTGCTGCATGTCATGACCACGAAAGGCAAAGGCTACGATCTCGCCGAAGGCGATCAGATCGGCTATCACGCAGTCGCGCCCTTCGATCCCGAGAAGGGGCTCGTCGCGAAAACGGGCGCCAAGAAACCGACCTACACCGACATCTTCAGCGACTGGCTGTGCGACATGGCCGCCGCTGACGACACGCTGCTCGGCATCACGCCGGCGATGCGCGAAGGTTCGGGGCTGGTGCGTTTCAGCAAGGAATATCCCGATCGCTATTTCGACGTGGCCATCGCCGAGCAGCACGCGGTGACGCTGGCCGCCGGCATGGCCTGCGAAGGCGCGAAACCGGTGGTCGCGATCTATTCGACCTTCCTGCAGCGCGGCTACGATCAGCTGGTGCACGACATCGCGATCCAGAATCTCGACGTGCTGTTCGCGATCGACCGTGGCGGCGTGGTCGGGCCCGACGGCGCGACACACGCCGGCAATCTCGATCTGAGCTTCCTGCGCTGCGTGCCGAACATGGTGGTGATGACGCCGGCAGACGAAAACGAATGCCGTCAGATGCTCAGCACCGGGCATCAATACGCGGGTCCGGCCGCCGTGCGTTACCCGCGTGGCACCGGCCCCGGCGTCGCGATCCAGCCGACGCTGGACACGCTTCCGATCGGCAAAGCCGACGTCCGCCGTACCGGCGCGCGCATCGCCCTGCTCGCATTCGGCGCAATCGTGCCCGCAGCCGAAAAGGTCGGCGAAGCGCTTGGCCTCACCGTGGTCAACATGCGCTTCGTGCGCCCTCTCGACCGCGCGCTCATTCTCGAACTGGCGAAGACCCATGATGGCTTCGTCACGCTGGAAGACAACGTTGTCGCGGGCGGCGCAGGCTCCGGTGTGGCCGAGCTGCTGGCCGACGCGAACGTCACGATGCCGATCCT